The nucleotide sequence CAGGACTATTGCAGTTGCGCCTTGGGTTGGCGCTGCCCCTGCGCGACGGCGGCAACGGCGCTGCCGCAGATGCCGCCCTGGGGCAGGATGCCGCGCCGCCGGCCGAGCGCATGCTTGCGGACGCCGCCCGCTGCCTGGGCTGAAGCAGGCCCTAAAAGGCGCAAGGGGCAGAGAGGTGGCGGGCTGAAAAGCACCGCACCGCGCAAAAAAGCCCGGCAGCCAAAGCCACCGGGCAGAATGCGCACTGCGCAAAAAATACTTACTGCTTTATCATGACCTTGGCTGGGCGCAGCAGGCGGTCGCCAAGCCTGAAGCCGCGCTGCATCACGCGGGCCACGGAGTTGGGCGCAAAATCGGGCCGGTCTTCAAATCCCACTGCTTCGTGCACGTTGGGGTCAAACTCTTCACCTTCTTCGCCCAGAGGCTTGAGTCCGTGCTTTTCCACCACATCAAGCAGCAGTTTGTGTGTCATGGCCACGCCCTGCAGCATGTCCTTGCAGGCTTCGTGCTTGCTGCCGTAACGCAGGGCCAGATCAAGGTTGTCCAGCGTGGGCAGCAGGTCGCCAAGGACCTTCTCCGCCGCGTAGCGCATCTGCTCTTCATGCTCGCGCGTGAGGCGTTTCTTGAAATTGTCCATCTCAGCGGCGGTGCGCAGGCGCATTTCGTTCAGCTCGGCCTTGCAGCGCTCTTCGGCGCTTTGTGCGGCTGCCGCTTTGTCGAGGGCGGCTTCGTCGTGCGCTGCGTCGGCAGCATTTTTGCCCGCGTTTTGCCCAAACAAAATGCCGTCTTCTTCAAGAAAACCATCTTCAGGCTTTTCGGGCTGGCACTCTGCCCGCTCGTCGGCGTGGCCGCCCTGCTGTCCGTAGGGATGGTTTATTTTATGACGCTGCATGCTTCCTCCTGAAT is from Desulfovibrio desulfuricans and encodes:
- the grpE gene encoding nucleotide exchange factor GrpE, with translation MQRHKINHPYGQQGGHADERAECQPEKPEDGFLEEDGILFGQNAGKNAADAAHDEAALDKAAAAQSAEERCKAELNEMRLRTAAEMDNFKKRLTREHEEQMRYAAEKVLGDLLPTLDNLDLALRYGSKHEACKDMLQGVAMTHKLLLDVVEKHGLKPLGEEGEEFDPNVHEAVGFEDRPDFAPNSVARVMQRGFRLGDRLLRPAKVMIKQ